A window of Actinomycetes bacterium genomic DNA:
GTCAGGCCGGAGCCCGATCCGGGTGGCTGCCCGGTGGGCCAGCCGTTCCCCTGCCACGCTGTGGTCCTCGCCGGAGCCCTTGCCGACGTCGTGGAGCAGGGCGGCCAGGTACAGCGTGCCGAGGTCGCCGGCCTCCTCGGTGGCCAGCCGGACGCCCGGGTCGGCCGCCCGCAGCCGGGTGAGCGTGCCCAGGGTCGCGAACGAGTGCCCGTCCACCGTGTAGCGATGGTAGGGGTCGTGCTGGGCCCGGCCCCGCACCCCGGCCCACTCGGGCAGCAGCGCGGACCAGCCACCGACGTGGTCGAGCAGCTCGCAGGCTGACGCGGCGTCCGGCCCGGCCAGCAGCGCCAGGAAGGCGTCGCGGGCCGCAGGGGTCCAGCGTGCCGGCGCGGGCCGGTCGAACGCGTGCCGCAGCCACGACCGGGTGGCCGGGGCGACCGGCCGGTCCACGGCCGCCTTCGCCGCCAGCAGGTGCAACGCCCGGGCCGGCTCGTCGGCGTCGGGCCGCGCGTCGGTGACGAGCATGCCGTCCTCGATCCGGACGCCCTGGCCCAGTGCACGGACCGCGCCCGAGCGGCGGGGGCCGCCGACCAGCAGCTCGACCAGCTTCCCGGCCCGGGCAGCCGTCTCGTGCTCCACGATGCGGGCCGCGGTGTGCACCTCGGCCATGAGCGCGTCCGCGGCATCCCCCCCGGCCAGCCCGAGATGCCGGGCCACCGCCGGCTGCAGGTCGATCCGGAGCCGGTCCAGCTTCCGCCTGGACTGGGCGTGGAGCGCCTCACGCACCGCCAGCAGCAGCTCCCCGGCCGTGTCCAGCTCGGGGTCGCCAGCCGGCCGGCCCGCGACTGCGGCCAGCCAGCCGAGCGCGTGGAGGTCCCGGAGGCCGCCCACGTCGTCCTTGAGGTCAGGCGCGAGCGCCCAGCCGGCCCGGTCCGCCCGCCGGTGCCTGGCCGTGGTCGCGTCCAGGATCCGCCGCACCAGCCGCCGCCCGTTCCGGGCCAGCCAGCGCCGCCGCCGCCCGGCCAGCTCCTCGAAGCCGGTCGGGTTCCCGGCCACCAACCGGGCCGAGAGCAGCGCGGTGGCCGCGTCCAGGTCGCCCCCGGCCCGTTCCACGGCGTCCTTTGGTGTCAGCACGGCGTGCCCCACCTGGAACCCTGCATCCCACAGTGGGTAGAGCAGGGCGCGCACCGCCTCGGGCCCGGGGCCGGACCGGGACCTGGCCAGCACCAGCAGGTCCACGTCGGAGTGGGGGGAGAGCTCCCCCCGCCCGTAGCCGCCCACCGCGATCACCGTCGTCCCGGCCAGGGCGGCCGGTGCCGCCTCGGCGAGGTCGCGGAGCGCGCCGTCCACGGCGGAGGCGC
This region includes:
- the glnD gene encoding [protein-PII] uridylyltransferase; the encoded protein is MLSDVRTASALKLADGGAPARRRASAVDGALRDLAEAAPAALAGTTVIAVGGYGRGELSPHSDVDLLVLARSRSGPGPEAVRALLYPLWDAGFQVGHAVLTPKDAVERAGGDLDAATALLSARLVAGNPTGFEELAGRRRRWLARNGRRLVRRILDATTARHRRADRAGWALAPDLKDDVGGLRDLHALGWLAAVAGRPAGDPELDTAGELLLAVREALHAQSRRKLDRLRIDLQPAVARHLGLAGGDAADALMAEVHTAARIVEHETAARAGKLVELLVGGPRRSGAVRALGQGVRIEDGMLVTDARPDADEPARALHLLAAKAAVDRPVAPATRSWLRHAFDRPAPARWTPAARDAFLALLAGPDAASACELLDHVGGWSALLPEWAGVRGRAQHDPYHRYTVDGHSFATLGTLTRLRAADPGVRLATEEAGDLGTLYLAALLHDVGKGSGEDHSVAGERLAHRAATRIGLRPDQVEEVAALVRWHLLLVETATRRDLDDPAVVGAVAGRVGSARRLRLLYALTVADGLATGPHAWGDWKASLVRELYGRVDQALAGGQTGRGARDGQDRLAALARAVGAREPALAERAERLLATFPPSYLASTPLEEMVDELRLLLAPPAAGEVRHRIDRDAGGGLAAVTVCALDRPGTLARTAGVLALHRVSVRQAWAWSTTGGLALERFLVQPPDAPRWERLAADLEAAYAGRLAVEARLERKARDYRAALPAPPEVRVLPDASEHSTVVEVRASDALGLLYAVTAALSDLGLDIRVAKIDTQGERVVDAFYVRTPWDTKLGEAHAAEVLLAVAHRTARFFGTG